Below is a window of Dehalococcoidia bacterium DNA.
TGGTCACGGCTTTGCGCTGGTTGATTCCCGTGATCTCCACGTCCGCCAGGTGCTCCTTGCCTTCAGTCCACTTGCGGACGACCTTGCCCTTAATCCATGTGGTGTCGCCCAGGAAGTTCATGCCCCGGTACATAACCTCAATCTTCTTGAGCCAGGCGTCGTCGCCCATCCAGTTCGTTATGAGGTGAACGGCCCATGCGCCGCGCTGGGAACCGTAGTCATAGGCGGCGGGCATGCCAATCTCCGCCGCCATCCAGTTGTCCCAGTGGACACGCTCGATAGGTTCCGGCACCCCGTTCAGCGGATTGGTCACGGAGATGGCCGGGGTGCGGCGGCGGTAGTCCAGGAAAAAGCGGAACGCGCGGATATGCGGAGAGCCTACGCCCATGACCCATGCGATGACGTCCTGCGTTGTGAGAGGCCCTTTGACAACAGGGACAAGCTCGTCGCCGACCTTCACGTCCTCCCAGTAGCGCGGCTTGGCTCCGCGCACTTCCTCGGCGTCGTAGTCGGCCTCGATCTTTTTCATTTCTTCAGGCGTGTAGCGGCCGGGCTCAATCTTGGTGTACTTGCCACCCGACTGCCCGGCTTCGCGCTCGGTGCGCATGATGGGCCAGGTCCACTTGGCGACCGTCTCGCCGCGCTGGTTCTTGAAGACTGCCGCGTGAGTCTGGAGAATCATACGCCCGGCGTACTCGCCCTTCTTTTCAACCACATCCTGGAGGTAGGTCGTCGTGGTGAACTTGTCGCCCAGGCGCATGGGGCAGTTGTACTCGTAGATGTCCCCCGCATGAAGGCCGTGCACGCCGGCAAGGCCCTGTCCCCGGCGCACGTCCCAGCTTCCCCATCCGACGCTGTTAAGGTATCCGGGCGACGCGATAATGCCGCCCCAGCGGGTCTTGCGGGCGTACGCTTCGTCCAGCCACAGGGGATTGGGGTCGCCAATGGCGCGGGCGTAATGCTTGACACCGTCCTTCGTCACGTATTCGTTGTATGGCTCGGTGACGGCGCGTTCAACGCCGATCTTCTTCCGTAGGGCTGCGAGGCCTTCTGCCGTGATCTTCCCGTAAGACAACTGCGGTCTCCTCCATGCGCAAGCAAGTTGCGCGTCTGTAAAAGTTGCCCTGAAGTACGCGCGGCAGTTAGGAAGGGTATGGTGCTGCGTGAGGCGGACTTCTTCGGCGCAAGTCTAACCGCTAGGGCGATTTTTGTCAAGCAAACCGGCGTCTGACAACCCTGCCGGCGTCTCCCCTATAATAGCCCGT
It encodes the following:
- a CDS encoding MaoC family dehydratase N-terminal domain-containing protein; the protein is MSYGKITAEGLAALRKKIGVERAVTEPYNEYVTKDGVKHYARAIGDPNPLWLDEAYARKTRWGGIIASPGYLNSVGWGSWDVRRGQGLAGVHGLHAGDIYEYNCPMRLGDKFTTTTYLQDVVEKKGEYAGRMILQTHAAVFKNQRGETVAKWTWPIMRTEREAGQSGGKYTKIEPGRYTPEEMKKIEADYDAEEVRGAKPRYWEDVKVGDELVPVVKGPLTTQDVIAWVMGVGSPHIRAFRFFLDYRRRTPAISVTNPLNGVPEPIERVHWDNWMAAEIGMPAAYDYGSQRGAWAVHLITNWMGDDAWLKKIEVMYRGMNFLGDTTWIKGKVVRKWTEGKEHLADVEITGINQRKAVTMPGHAIVALPSRVDGIPKVQG